One genomic region from Jiangella sp. DSM 45060 encodes:
- a CDS encoding S8 family serine peptidase, whose translation MRTHERVRWFTTASAAAALLLALVPAADGAQTAAAERKIAPELRDTLAEGAPSDLVIEFAQPDGLAGELTAAAAVPDWTARGEAVAGALRDAAQTSQADVVAELEARGVRYESFWITNTIIVEGASEQLAAVAVADGAVTAVREPDTVALEEPVAAAPVRTAAATGVEWGVANIRADQVWEQDGVTGEGVVVASIDSGAQFDHPALVGSYRGNRHDGTFDHAYNWWDPSNVCGDPSTAPCDNVGHGSHTIGTMVGDDGAGNRIGVAPGATWISAKGCEFDGCSEFGLTSAAQWVLQPTDLDGRNPDSARRPDIVNNSWSGPAGDDWFRDIVRAWRAAGIFPVFSNGNTGPACGTAGAPGEYAEVYAVGNHNVNDRISFDSSRGPGTGGDTKPDISAPGTAVRSSVPGGGYAVYSGTSMAAPHVAGTVALLWSAAPSLAGDVDATRRLLDDGARDTDDTSCGGTADDNNVYGEGRLDALAVIASAPTRDVGTLSGTVTDAATGAPVEGAELSVTGPASRGTATDASGAFRLSLSAGSYDVTVSVFGYAPVRLDGVVVAADATTVEDLALTPLERVAVSGVVTDGSGAGWPLDARVDVDGTPLTTVTDPVTGAYELQVPVGAATLTVTPRYPGYLPETTTLDLTAATTADVAVAVDPDTCVAPGYRRGSGGLHESFDDAATPAGWSLVDHAGTGQGWTFDDPGGHGNRTGGGGGFAVLDSDAYGEDGEQDASLVAPAVDLSGVDRPVLEFRTDLQHYWFERGDVDVSVDGGATWQNVYRQRADLRGPAVVRVPVPAAADRSGVLVRFHYVGGEHTWWWQVDDVYLGDSGCEAAPGGLVVGDVTGTHTGSPVAGAEVTAGAGAATTAEDGRYWLFAAAGRQRVTVSGGELAPSVQTVRVAAGAVTPYDVALGAGRLEATPAVVEATAGRPGVVTATFTVTNTGDRPAGFRLEERDGAGFASAPPAAADAAPRADAVRRVPAEVSPLPGGARPTPDAARGARLDAAPWVDLAPYPTRVKDSVAGVLDGRLYSFGGSLGDGPPLRTAYTYDEAAGSWAPLAPLPTGRQKPAGAFLGGRFVLSGGWGDDLRPVAATSIYDPATDTWSEGAPNPSPWAASGTAVLDGQLYVVGGCAAETCGNTDVLRYDPVADAWTRLADYPQNTAWTSCGGIDGRVYCAGGIGPGSDSLSAYVYSPSEDEWTPVADLPLDQWAAAYAVVDGRLIVSGGAAERSSVITNETHAYDPGTDTWTRLPASGYALYRTAGACGFVKVGGSDGVYYGDLAVERLPGYTDCAPSADLPWLRIVSPAGELRPGESRTVRVLLDGRRLAAGEYLASLRVDESTPYATPPVVVRLTVG comes from the coding sequence GTGCGCACTCACGAGCGGGTTCGATGGTTCACGACGGCGTCCGCGGCGGCCGCGCTGCTGCTCGCCCTGGTCCCCGCCGCGGACGGCGCGCAGACGGCCGCCGCGGAGCGGAAGATCGCGCCGGAGCTGCGCGACACCCTGGCCGAGGGGGCGCCGAGCGACCTCGTCATCGAGTTCGCCCAGCCCGACGGCCTGGCCGGTGAGCTGACCGCGGCCGCCGCCGTCCCGGACTGGACGGCGCGCGGCGAGGCCGTGGCCGGCGCGCTGCGGGACGCGGCACAGACCAGCCAGGCGGACGTCGTGGCCGAGCTCGAGGCGCGCGGGGTGCGCTACGAGTCGTTCTGGATCACCAACACGATCATCGTCGAGGGCGCGTCGGAGCAGCTGGCCGCGGTCGCGGTGGCCGACGGCGCCGTCACCGCCGTGCGCGAGCCGGACACCGTAGCGCTGGAGGAGCCGGTCGCGGCCGCGCCAGTCCGCACTGCGGCCGCCACCGGCGTCGAGTGGGGCGTCGCGAACATCCGCGCCGACCAGGTCTGGGAGCAGGACGGCGTCACGGGCGAGGGCGTCGTGGTCGCGAGCATCGACTCAGGCGCCCAGTTCGACCACCCGGCGCTGGTCGGGTCGTACCGCGGCAACCGCCACGACGGCACCTTCGACCACGCCTACAACTGGTGGGACCCGTCGAACGTCTGCGGCGACCCGTCCACCGCGCCGTGCGACAACGTCGGCCACGGCAGCCACACCATCGGCACCATGGTCGGCGACGACGGCGCAGGCAACCGCATCGGCGTCGCGCCGGGCGCCACGTGGATCTCGGCCAAGGGCTGCGAGTTCGACGGCTGCAGCGAGTTCGGCCTGACCTCGGCGGCGCAGTGGGTGCTGCAGCCGACCGACCTCGACGGCCGGAACCCGGACTCCGCGCGCCGCCCGGACATCGTCAACAACTCGTGGAGCGGCCCGGCCGGCGACGACTGGTTCCGCGACATCGTCAGGGCCTGGCGGGCGGCCGGGATCTTCCCGGTGTTCTCCAACGGCAACACCGGACCGGCCTGCGGCACCGCCGGCGCGCCGGGCGAGTACGCCGAGGTCTACGCCGTCGGCAACCACAACGTCAACGACCGCATCTCGTTCGACTCCAGCCGCGGCCCCGGCACCGGCGGCGACACCAAGCCGGACATCTCCGCGCCGGGCACCGCGGTGCGCTCCAGCGTCCCGGGCGGCGGCTACGCGGTCTACAGCGGGACGTCGATGGCCGCGCCGCACGTCGCGGGCACGGTGGCGCTGCTGTGGTCGGCGGCGCCGTCGCTCGCCGGCGACGTCGACGCGACCCGGCGGCTGCTCGACGACGGCGCGCGCGACACCGACGACACCAGCTGCGGCGGCACCGCCGACGACAACAACGTGTACGGCGAGGGCCGGCTGGACGCGCTCGCCGTCATCGCGTCGGCGCCCACCCGCGACGTCGGGACGCTGAGCGGCACCGTCACCGACGCCGCCACCGGCGCGCCGGTCGAGGGCGCGGAGCTGTCCGTCACCGGGCCGGCGTCGCGCGGCACGGCCACCGACGCGAGCGGCGCGTTCCGGCTCAGCCTGTCGGCCGGCAGCTACGACGTGACGGTGTCGGTGTTCGGCTACGCGCCGGTGCGGCTCGACGGCGTCGTCGTCGCCGCCGATGCCACGACGGTCGAGGATCTCGCGCTGACACCGCTGGAGCGGGTCGCCGTGAGCGGCGTCGTCACGGACGGGTCCGGCGCCGGCTGGCCGCTCGACGCGCGGGTCGACGTCGACGGGACGCCCCTGACGACGGTCACCGATCCGGTCACCGGCGCGTACGAGCTGCAGGTACCGGTCGGGGCCGCGACGCTGACCGTGACGCCGCGCTACCCCGGCTACCTGCCGGAGACGACGACCCTCGACCTGACCGCCGCGACGACGGCGGACGTCGCGGTCGCCGTCGACCCGGACACCTGCGTCGCGCCCGGCTACCGCCGCGGCTCCGGCGGGCTGCACGAGTCGTTCGACGACGCCGCGACGCCGGCCGGCTGGAGCCTCGTCGACCACGCCGGCACCGGCCAGGGCTGGACCTTCGACGACCCCGGCGGGCACGGCAACCGCACCGGCGGCGGCGGCGGGTTCGCCGTCCTCGACAGCGACGCCTACGGCGAGGACGGCGAGCAGGACGCGTCGCTCGTCGCGCCCGCCGTCGACCTCAGCGGCGTGGACCGGCCGGTGCTGGAGTTCCGCACGGACCTGCAGCACTACTGGTTCGAGCGGGGCGACGTCGACGTGTCGGTGGACGGCGGGGCGACCTGGCAGAACGTCTACCGGCAGCGGGCCGACCTGCGCGGCCCGGCGGTCGTGCGGGTGCCGGTGCCGGCCGCGGCGGATCGCTCCGGCGTGCTGGTGCGGTTCCACTACGTGGGCGGCGAGCACACCTGGTGGTGGCAGGTCGACGACGTGTACCTCGGCGACAGCGGCTGCGAGGCGGCGCCCGGCGGGCTGGTCGTCGGCGACGTCACCGGAACCCATACCGGTTCACCGGTGGCCGGCGCCGAGGTCACCGCCGGTGCGGGCGCCGCCACGACGGCCGAGGACGGGCGGTACTGGCTCTTCGCCGCCGCGGGACGGCAGCGGGTGACGGTGTCCGGCGGCGAGCTGGCGCCGTCGGTCCAGACCGTGCGGGTGGCGGCCGGCGCGGTCACGCCGTACGACGTCGCGCTCGGCGCCGGTCGCCTGGAGGCCACGCCCGCCGTCGTCGAGGCGACCGCCGGCCGGCCGGGCGTCGTCACCGCGACCTTCACCGTCACCAACACCGGCGACCGGCCGGCGGGCTTCCGGCTGGAGGAGCGCGACGGCGCCGGCTTCGCGTCGGCGCCGCCGGCCGCGGCCGACGCCGCGCCGCGGGCCGACGCCGTCCGCCGGGTGCCCGCCGAGGTGAGCCCGCTGCCCGGTGGCGCGCGGCCCACTCCGGACGCTGCGCGCGGGGCGAGGCTCGACGCGGCGCCCTGGGTGGACCTGGCCCCGTACCCGACCCGGGTGAAGGACAGCGTCGCCGGGGTGCTGGACGGACGGCTGTACTCGTTCGGCGGCTCGCTGGGCGACGGCCCGCCGCTGCGCACCGCCTACACGTACGACGAGGCGGCCGGGAGCTGGGCGCCGCTCGCCCCGTTGCCGACGGGGCGGCAGAAGCCGGCCGGGGCGTTCCTCGGCGGCCGGTTCGTCCTCAGCGGCGGCTGGGGCGACGACCTGCGGCCGGTCGCCGCGACGTCGATCTACGACCCGGCCACCGATACGTGGTCCGAAGGCGCGCCGAACCCGTCGCCGTGGGCGGCGTCCGGGACGGCGGTGCTCGACGGGCAGCTGTACGTCGTCGGCGGCTGCGCGGCCGAGACCTGCGGCAACACCGACGTGCTGCGCTACGACCCGGTCGCCGACGCCTGGACCCGGCTGGCCGACTACCCGCAGAACACCGCCTGGACCTCGTGCGGCGGCATCGACGGGCGCGTGTACTGCGCGGGCGGCATCGGTCCGGGCAGCGACAGCCTGTCCGCCTACGTCTACTCGCCCTCGGAGGATGAGTGGACGCCGGTGGCGGACCTGCCGCTGGACCAGTGGGCCGCGGCGTACGCCGTCGTCGACGGGCGGCTGATCGTGTCGGGCGGGGCAGCCGAGCGGTCGTCCGTCATCACCAACGAGACGCACGCCTACGACCCCGGCACCGACACGTGGACCCGGCTGCCCGCCTCGGGCTACGCGCTGTACCGGACGGCCGGCGCCTGCGGATTCGTCAAGGTCGGCGGGTCGGACGGCGTCTACTACGGCGACCTGGCGGTCGAGCGGCTGCCCGGCTACACCGACTGCGCGCCGTCGGCGGACCTGCCGTGGCTGCGGATCGTCAGCCCGGCCGGGGAGCTGAGGCCGGGCGAGAGCCGGACCGTGCGGGTGCTGCTGGACGGGCGCCGGCTCGCGGCCGGCGAGTACCTGGCCAGCCTGCGCGTCGACGAGTCGACGCCGTACGCGACGCCGCCGGTGGTGGTGCGGCTCACCGTCGGGTGA
- a CDS encoding pyridoxamine 5'-phosphate oxidase family protein translates to MVTNPPTRLTRMSDKAVHDLAALHDLLADVLLGHVSVVVDGYPVAFPTLVARDGDHLLVHGSTGSSWLRALGAGAPASVSVTAMDAVVVARSGFESSFHYRSAVLFGRFTPVDGDDRERALDVLVDRILPGRSGELRRPTKRELAATLILALPIADWSLKVSERWPDDLPEDVGGPAWAGVVPLRRGYGDPVPAPDLRDGIAVPASVRAITRR, encoded by the coding sequence ATGGTGACGAACCCGCCGACCCGCCTGACGCGCATGTCCGACAAGGCGGTCCACGACCTCGCCGCGCTGCACGACCTCCTCGCCGACGTGCTGCTGGGGCACGTGTCGGTGGTGGTCGACGGCTACCCGGTGGCGTTCCCGACGCTGGTGGCCCGCGACGGCGACCACCTGCTGGTGCACGGGTCCACCGGCTCGTCGTGGCTGCGGGCGCTCGGCGCCGGCGCGCCCGCGTCGGTCAGCGTCACGGCCATGGACGCCGTCGTGGTGGCGCGGTCGGGGTTCGAGTCGTCCTTCCACTACCGCAGCGCGGTGCTGTTCGGCCGGTTCACGCCCGTCGACGGCGACGACCGCGAGCGGGCGCTGGACGTGCTGGTCGACCGCATCCTGCCGGGCCGCTCCGGCGAGCTGCGCCGCCCGACCAAGCGCGAGCTGGCCGCCACGCTGATCCTCGCGCTGCCCATCGCCGACTGGTCGCTCAAGGTGTCCGAGCGCTGGCCCGACGACCTCCCCGAGGACGTCGGCGGTCCCGCGTGGGCGGGCGTCGTGCCGCTGCGGCGCGGCTACGGCGACCCCGTCCCGGCGCCCGACCTGCGCGACGGCATCGCCGTCCCGGCGTCGGTGCGGGCCATCACCCGACGGTGA
- a CDS encoding GNAT family N-acetyltransferase, whose translation MPMPDVRLAAAADRAVFDRLWLMFRHDLTEFQGGLPNPDGTFRSDRLDAAFTDPGRRAYLLSSDGRPAGFAIVRGLDQPTRVLNSFFVVRGARRRGVGLAAVSDVVGRHPGAWEVAFQDANPTAVRFWRRVASSLAGARWTEERRDVPGRPDLPPDVWISFDAG comes from the coding sequence ATGCCCATGCCCGACGTCCGCCTGGCAGCAGCCGCCGACCGCGCCGTGTTCGACCGGCTGTGGCTGATGTTCCGCCACGACCTGACCGAGTTCCAGGGCGGCCTGCCGAACCCCGACGGCACGTTCCGCAGCGACCGGCTCGACGCGGCGTTCACCGACCCTGGCCGCCGGGCCTACCTGCTGAGCAGCGACGGCCGGCCCGCCGGGTTCGCGATCGTCCGCGGCCTCGACCAGCCGACCCGAGTGCTGAACAGCTTCTTCGTCGTGCGGGGCGCGCGGCGCCGAGGGGTGGGGCTGGCCGCGGTGAGCGACGTCGTGGGGCGGCACCCGGGCGCGTGGGAGGTCGCGTTCCAGGACGCCAACCCCACCGCGGTCCGGTTCTGGCGGCGGGTGGCGTCGTCGCTGGCCGGCGCGCGGTGGACGGAGGAGCGGCGGGACGTGCCGGGGCGGCCCGACCTGCCGCCGGACGTCTGGATCTCCTTCGACGCCGGCTGA
- a CDS encoding SET domain-containing protein: MSYPAPTPWLSPSAEPRRSPIHGSGLFARVDLPAGVTVTRLGGRLVSDAELRALFDDPATGYVDTVSLHADVNLVLPPEAHDEGCNHGCDPNLWWADPFELRTRRPVPANAELTLDYGTVTDDPGFRLACRCGTAGCRGVVTGSDWRRPELRARYGEHWVPVLRDRIAADRG, encoded by the coding sequence GTGTCGTACCCGGCCCCCACCCCTTGGCTGAGCCCGTCCGCCGAGCCGCGGCGGTCCCCGATCCACGGCAGCGGCCTGTTCGCCCGCGTCGACCTGCCCGCCGGTGTCACCGTCACCCGCCTCGGCGGCCGGCTCGTCAGCGACGCCGAACTGCGGGCCCTGTTCGACGACCCCGCCACCGGCTACGTCGACACCGTGTCACTGCACGCCGACGTCAACCTGGTGCTGCCGCCCGAGGCCCACGACGAGGGTTGCAATCACGGCTGCGACCCGAATCTCTGGTGGGCCGACCCGTTCGAGCTGCGCACACGCCGCCCGGTGCCGGCGAACGCGGAGCTGACACTCGACTACGGCACCGTCACCGACGACCCCGGCTTCCGGCTGGCCTGCCGGTGCGGCACGGCCGGCTGCCGCGGCGTCGTCACCGGCTCCGATTGGCGCCGGCCGGAGTTGCGCGCCCGGTACGGCGAGCATTGGGTCCCGGTGCTGCGCGACCGCATCGCCGCCGATCGCGGCTGA
- the idi gene encoding isopentenyl-diphosphate Delta-isomerase, which produces MAETLVGERVVLLDPAGAAVGTALKSEVHHAATPLHLAFSCYVFDAGGSLLVTKRAASKPTWPDVWTNSFCGHPGPDEHIATALARRAADELTIRLGDLRPVLPRFRYRAVMPNGVVENEVCPVFAATTADPPEPHDSEVGALEWVPWSMFRDDVLAGRRDVSPWCAWQVAELAALPDDPLAWPAGDWSELPPAALGAAA; this is translated from the coding sequence ATGGCAGAGACCCTGGTCGGCGAGCGGGTCGTGTTGCTGGACCCGGCCGGCGCCGCCGTCGGCACGGCGCTCAAGAGCGAGGTCCACCACGCGGCGACGCCGCTGCACCTGGCGTTCTCCTGCTACGTGTTCGACGCCGGGGGCTCGCTGCTGGTCACGAAGCGGGCCGCCAGCAAGCCGACCTGGCCGGACGTGTGGACGAACTCGTTCTGCGGCCATCCCGGCCCGGACGAGCACATCGCGACGGCGCTGGCCCGGCGGGCGGCGGACGAGCTGACGATCAGGCTGGGCGACCTGCGTCCGGTCCTGCCCCGGTTCCGCTACCGCGCCGTCATGCCGAACGGCGTCGTCGAGAACGAGGTCTGCCCGGTCTTCGCCGCGACGACGGCCGACCCGCCGGAACCGCACGACTCCGAGGTCGGCGCCCTGGAATGGGTGCCCTGGTCCATGTTCCGCGACGACGTCCTGGCCGGCCGCCGCGACGTCTCACCCTGGTGCGCCTGGCAGGTCGCCGAGCTGGCTGCCCTGCCGGACGACCCACTGGCCTGGCCCGCCGGCGACTGGAGCGAGCTGCCGCCGGCCGCGCTCGGCGCCGCGGCCTGA
- a CDS encoding rhodanese-like domain-containing protein: protein MSTQQSVQQLVATAKSAIRNLSTDEVADRLAAGGVTLIDLREPDEVGREGVIAGAVHAPRGMLEFYADPASPYHRAEFSPGGQTILYCASGGRSALATRALQDLGYTDVAHLDGGLTAWTAAGRPVAPPS from the coding sequence GTGAGCACACAGCAGTCCGTCCAGCAGCTCGTCGCCACCGCGAAGAGCGCCATCCGCAACCTCAGCACCGACGAGGTGGCCGACCGGCTGGCGGCCGGCGGCGTCACGCTGATCGACCTCCGCGAGCCGGACGAGGTCGGCCGCGAGGGCGTCATCGCGGGCGCCGTGCACGCGCCGCGCGGCATGCTCGAGTTCTACGCCGACCCGGCCAGCCCGTACCACCGGGCCGAGTTCAGCCCCGGCGGCCAGACCATCCTGTACTGCGCGTCCGGCGGCCGGTCGGCGCTGGCCACGCGGGCGCTGCAGGACCTCGGCTACACCGACGTCGCGCACCTGGATGGCGGGTTGACGGCATGGACGGCAGCGGGTCGCCCGGTCGCGCCGCCCTCCTGA
- a CDS encoding BTAD domain-containing putative transcriptional regulator: protein MGTIRLLGPPAIERDGRPVRAPRGRKAWVLLAYVLLAERPPSRQRLAELFFADAEDPLGALRWTLAELRRALGRSDVLTGDPVARGGLPDDAVDVRRLTDELGDPAPLLGAGHELLEGVHMASCPEAESWLAVERHRVSALVESRLRQTAVALLAGGRAADAVPYAARAVELNPLEEGNHELLVRSLAMAGDRTAALRQVAAGRDVLMRELGVEASVALTEAASAASDSPRTPALSGRAAALSQLDAGRAAIVAGAVDPGIQSLRRAVAEAARCRDPQLQARTLTALGGALVHAVRGRDEEGALVLHEALRFAAAAGDRATAVTANRELGYVEVQAGRRSAAQGWLSRAQELAETDAELAAILGVRGQNASDEGDYPASFTYLTDSIERARTAGDDRQEAWSLSILARAHLLRDERHQAAVAADRSLRIVHEQRWLAFLPWPQALRAEVHLRNGEVAAAADAFEQSWVLGCQVGDPCWEGFAARGLGLVSAGRGDRRAAAEWLTEATVRCNRTTDRYHWMQGHVLDTAIGAALDRGDDDLARPLVASLGTLAARDGMRELVVRAQLHRHRLGDGGALATARVLAADVDNPALTVLIDDPDRPKVTR, encoded by the coding sequence ATGGGGACGATCCGGCTCCTGGGGCCACCGGCCATCGAACGCGACGGCCGGCCGGTGCGCGCGCCCCGGGGCCGGAAGGCGTGGGTGCTGCTGGCCTACGTGCTGCTCGCGGAGCGGCCGCCGAGCCGGCAGCGGCTGGCCGAACTGTTCTTCGCCGACGCGGAGGACCCGCTCGGCGCGCTGCGCTGGACGCTGGCCGAGCTGCGCCGGGCGCTGGGCCGGTCCGACGTGCTGACCGGCGACCCGGTCGCGCGCGGCGGCCTGCCCGACGACGCCGTCGACGTGCGGCGGCTGACCGACGAGCTGGGCGACCCGGCCCCGCTGCTGGGCGCCGGCCACGAGCTGCTCGAAGGCGTCCACATGGCGTCCTGCCCGGAGGCGGAGTCGTGGCTGGCGGTCGAGCGGCACCGGGTCTCGGCGCTGGTCGAGTCGCGGCTGCGGCAGACGGCGGTGGCGCTGCTGGCCGGCGGCCGGGCCGCCGACGCCGTCCCGTACGCGGCCCGGGCGGTCGAGCTGAACCCGCTCGAGGAGGGCAACCACGAGCTGCTGGTCCGCAGCCTCGCCATGGCCGGGGACCGGACGGCGGCGCTGCGGCAGGTCGCGGCGGGCCGGGACGTGCTCATGCGCGAGCTCGGCGTCGAGGCGTCGGTGGCGCTGACGGAGGCCGCGTCGGCCGCGTCGGACTCGCCCCGCACGCCGGCGCTGAGCGGACGCGCGGCGGCGCTGAGCCAGCTCGACGCGGGCCGCGCGGCGATCGTCGCGGGCGCCGTCGACCCGGGCATCCAGAGCCTGCGCCGTGCGGTCGCCGAGGCGGCCCGCTGCCGGGACCCGCAGCTGCAGGCCCGGACGCTGACGGCGCTCGGCGGCGCGCTGGTGCACGCCGTCCGCGGCCGCGACGAGGAGGGCGCGCTCGTCCTGCACGAGGCGCTGCGGTTCGCCGCCGCGGCCGGCGACCGCGCGACCGCCGTCACCGCGAACCGCGAGCTGGGCTACGTCGAGGTGCAGGCCGGTCGCCGCTCGGCCGCCCAGGGCTGGCTGTCGCGCGCCCAGGAGCTGGCCGAGACCGACGCCGAGCTGGCCGCGATCCTCGGCGTCCGCGGGCAGAACGCGTCCGACGAGGGCGACTACCCGGCGTCGTTCACCTACCTGACCGACTCGATCGAGCGGGCCCGCACAGCCGGCGACGACCGGCAGGAGGCGTGGTCACTGTCGATCCTGGCGCGGGCGCACCTGCTGCGCGACGAGCGGCACCAGGCCGCCGTCGCCGCGGACCGGTCGCTGCGGATCGTCCACGAGCAGCGCTGGCTGGCGTTCCTCCCGTGGCCGCAGGCGCTGCGCGCCGAGGTGCACCTGCGCAACGGCGAGGTGGCCGCCGCGGCCGACGCGTTCGAGCAGTCGTGGGTGCTCGGCTGCCAGGTCGGCGACCCGTGCTGGGAGGGGTTCGCGGCGCGCGGGCTCGGCCTCGTCAGCGCCGGCCGCGGCGACCGGCGCGCGGCGGCCGAGTGGCTGACCGAGGCGACCGTCCGCTGCAACCGGACCACCGACCGCTACCACTGGATGCAGGGCCACGTGCTCGACACCGCGATCGGCGCCGCCCTCGACCGCGGCGACGACGACCTCGCCCGTCCGCTGGTCGCGTCGCTGGGAACGCTCGCCGCGCGCGACGGCATGCGCGAACTGGTCGTGCGCGCGCAGCTGCACCGGCACCGCCTCGGCGACGGCGGCGCGCTGGCGACCGCCCGCGTCCTCGCCGCCGACGTCGACAACCCCGCCCTGACCGTCCTGATCGACGATCCCGACCGACCGAAGGTGACCCGATGA
- a CDS encoding carboxymuconolactone decarboxylase family protein, with product MTHFLADPPDSPAAQQLYQHDLDEDGYVMNASRLWAYGPEAHERLFDLITHVWESNGMTFRQRGILVGATASSLGDSLCSLVWGSRLAGEADPDTAAAVLTGRDDGLTAKERAMAAWARKVVRDPNGTAQRDVQSLREAGWSDGEIFAITVFCALRIAFSTVNDALGARPDAEILDRAPQAVLDAVDFGRPIEDRVRAG from the coding sequence ATGACCCACTTCCTGGCCGACCCGCCCGACTCGCCGGCGGCGCAGCAGCTCTACCAGCACGACCTCGACGAGGACGGCTACGTCATGAACGCGTCGCGGCTGTGGGCGTACGGGCCGGAGGCGCACGAGCGGCTGTTCGACCTGATCACGCACGTGTGGGAGAGCAACGGGATGACGTTCCGGCAGCGCGGCATCCTGGTCGGCGCCACGGCGTCGTCGCTCGGCGACTCGCTCTGCTCGCTGGTGTGGGGCTCCCGGCTGGCCGGCGAGGCCGACCCGGACACCGCGGCCGCCGTGCTCACCGGCCGCGACGACGGCCTGACCGCGAAGGAGCGGGCGATGGCGGCGTGGGCCCGCAAGGTCGTCCGCGACCCGAACGGCACCGCCCAGCGCGACGTCCAGTCGCTGCGCGAGGCCGGCTGGAGCGACGGGGAGATCTTCGCGATCACGGTCTTCTGCGCGCTGCGCATCGCGTTCTCGACGGTGAACGACGCGCTCGGCGCCCGGCCGGACGCGGAGATCCTCGACCGCGCCCCGCAGGCCGTCCTCGACGCCGTCGACTTCGGCCGTCCCATCGAGGACCGCGTCAGGGCAGGGTGA